From a region of the Fischerella sp. JS2 genome:
- the nusG gene encoding transcription termination/antitermination protein NusG → MTSATDEGHNLALQSDDSSEPAAREQEARWYAVQVASGCEKRVKTNLEQRIQTFDVADKILRVEIPHTPAVKIRKDGSRQHTEEKVFPGYVLVRMIMDDDTWQVVRNTSHVINFVGAEQRRGSGKGRGHVKPMPLSHTEVERIFKQTTEQEPIVKIDMATGDKIVVLTGPFKDFEGEVIEVSPERSKLKALLSIFGRDTPVELEFNQVQKQS, encoded by the coding sequence ATGACTTCTGCAACAGACGAAGGTCACAATTTGGCTTTACAGTCAGATGATAGCTCAGAACCTGCGGCAAGAGAGCAAGAAGCCCGCTGGTATGCAGTACAAGTAGCCTCTGGCTGTGAAAAGCGTGTTAAAACAAACCTAGAACAGCGCATCCAAACCTTTGATGTAGCTGACAAAATTCTCCGGGTGGAGATTCCGCACACGCCAGCAGTGAAAATCCGTAAGGATGGCAGCCGTCAGCACACCGAGGAAAAAGTATTTCCTGGTTATGTGCTGGTAAGAATGATTATGGATGATGACACTTGGCAAGTGGTGCGAAATACCTCCCATGTAATTAATTTTGTGGGAGCAGAACAAAGACGTGGGAGTGGCAAAGGTCGCGGTCACGTTAAACCGATGCCATTGAGTCATACAGAAGTAGAAAGAATCTTCAAACAGACCACAGAACAAGAGCCAATTGTCAAAATTGATATGGCTACTGGTGATAAGATAGTCGTGCTTACTGGTCCGTTTAAAGATTTTGAAGGTGAGGTCATAGAGGTTAGCCCAGAACGGAGTAAACTCAAAGCCTTGCTGTCGATATTTGGACGAGATACACCAGTAGAATTGGAATTTAATCAGGTTCAAAAACAGAGCTAA
- the rplS gene encoding 50S ribosomal protein L19 codes for MNAQEIIRSIEAEQLKSNVPDIYVGDTVKVGVKIKEGDKYRVQPYEGVVIAKRNGGINETITVRRVFQGVGVERVFLIHSPRIDSIKVIRRGKVRRAKLYYLRNRVGKATRIKQRFDRPL; via the coding sequence ATGAACGCTCAAGAGATTATCCGCTCAATTGAAGCGGAACAGCTAAAATCTAATGTGCCCGATATATATGTCGGTGACACCGTTAAAGTCGGAGTCAAAATTAAAGAAGGAGACAAATACCGCGTACAGCCCTACGAAGGAGTTGTCATCGCTAAACGCAACGGCGGCATTAATGAAACCATTACAGTCCGGCGTGTGTTCCAAGGTGTTGGCGTTGAGCGGGTTTTTCTGATTCACTCTCCTCGTATTGACAGCATTAAAGTCATACGTCGCGGTAAGGTGCGGCGTGCGAAGCTTTACTACCTACGCAATCGTGTTGGCAAAGCTACTCGGATTAAACAACGCTTTGACCGCCCTTTGTGA
- a CDS encoding glycosyltransferase family 2 protein translates to MKFSVVITTYNRLNLLKRAINSALNQTIATEVVVADDCSSDGTQEYVNGLMKKLSLSEDSRLVYHRNEVNSGHSATVNAGIAKASGEWIKFLDDDDYLAVNCLEEMARAIALQPQAVICSCIAAQVDENEVECDRTPQVGPGLAFYVPQADIHYGMLLELLPFGTPVQVACRRDAFLQTGGWDSTFDANCDDIDSWIHIAKFGDAIFLNQCLAYRTIWPGAYNHKFSPSRRLNANILIKEKIYALVDEMHYSHIPNFKDIKDYLKLHWFIVALKQQKIHNIINIIFPSFFSWKAWQLLLNAVIARRFQYQNNHVRKVVLIEL, encoded by the coding sequence ATGAAATTTAGTGTGGTCATCACGACCTACAACCGCTTAAACTTGCTCAAAAGAGCAATAAATTCTGCTTTAAACCAGACGATTGCTACTGAAGTAGTGGTAGCTGATGATTGTTCTTCTGATGGTACGCAAGAGTATGTAAATGGCTTAATGAAAAAGCTGTCACTTAGTGAAGACTCACGACTTGTATACCATCGCAATGAAGTAAACTCTGGTCATTCGGCAACTGTCAATGCTGGTATTGCTAAAGCTAGCGGTGAATGGATTAAGTTTTTGGATGATGACGACTACTTAGCTGTCAATTGTCTAGAAGAAATGGCAAGGGCGATCGCACTCCAACCTCAAGCAGTGATTTGTTCCTGTATTGCCGCTCAAGTGGATGAAAATGAAGTTGAGTGCGATCGCACTCCTCAAGTAGGACCTGGTTTAGCTTTTTATGTCCCGCAAGCTGATATTCATTACGGCATGTTGCTGGAACTTCTGCCTTTTGGTACACCTGTACAAGTAGCTTGCCGTCGAGATGCTTTTTTGCAAACAGGGGGTTGGGATTCTACATTTGATGCTAATTGTGATGATATTGATTCTTGGATTCACATTGCCAAATTTGGAGATGCGATTTTTCTCAATCAATGTCTTGCTTACCGCACCATATGGCCCGGTGCTTATAACCACAAGTTTTCTCCATCTCGGCGCTTGAATGCAAATATTTTAATCAAAGAAAAGATCTATGCTTTAGTAGATGAAATGCATTATTCTCATATCCCTAATTTTAAGGATATTAAAGATTATTTGAAATTACATTGGTTTATAGTAGCTCTTAAGCAACAAAAAATTCATAATATCATTAATATAATCTTTCCTTCTTTCTTTTCTTGGAAAGCTTGGCAACTTTTGTTAAATGCTGTAATAGCACGTCGTTTTCAGTATCAAAATAATCATGTTCGTAAAGTTGTACTGATTGAGTTATGA
- the rplA gene encoding 50S ribosomal protein L1: protein MTKRVSRRLQALLEKVEDREYAPLDALSLLKQTATAKFPEAAEAHIRLGIDPKYTDQQLRTTVVLPKGTGQEVRVAVIARGEKVTEATNAGADIVGSEELIDEIQKGMMDFDKLIATPDVMPQVAKLGKLLGPRGLMPSPKGGTVTFDLANAIAEFKAGKLEFRADRTGIVHVMFGKASFSPEDLLVNLKALQETIDRNRPSGAKGRYWRTMYVSATMGPSIKVDINALRDLKTEAA, encoded by the coding sequence ATGACAAAAAGAGTATCGCGTCGTTTACAGGCGCTGTTAGAGAAAGTAGAAGATAGGGAGTATGCTCCCTTAGATGCTTTAAGTCTTTTAAAACAGACAGCAACAGCAAAATTTCCCGAAGCAGCAGAAGCACACATTCGCTTGGGAATTGATCCGAAGTATACTGATCAACAATTGCGGACAACGGTTGTACTGCCTAAAGGTACAGGACAAGAAGTACGAGTGGCAGTCATTGCTAGAGGTGAAAAAGTCACAGAAGCAACCAACGCAGGGGCGGATATCGTCGGTTCAGAAGAACTGATAGACGAAATTCAAAAAGGAATGATGGACTTTGACAAGCTCATCGCCACACCTGATGTTATGCCACAGGTAGCGAAGCTTGGTAAATTGCTTGGTCCACGTGGTTTGATGCCCTCACCCAAAGGTGGTACAGTAACATTTGACCTAGCAAATGCGATCGCAGAATTCAAAGCTGGTAAATTAGAGTTTCGTGCTGATCGTACAGGTATTGTCCATGTTATGTTTGGTAAGGCGTCATTCTCACCAGAAGATTTACTGGTAAATTTAAAAGCCTTACAAGAAACAATTGACCGTAATCGCCCTTCAGGAGCAAAAGGTCGTTATTGGCGCACAATGTACGTGTCTGCCACTATGGGGCCATCGATTAAAGTCGATATCAACGCCTTACGCGACCTAAAAACAGAAGCAGCATAA
- a CDS encoding serine/threonine-protein kinase translates to MLQTIINNRYKIVKVLGEGGFGKTFLTEDTHLPSGRRCVIKQLKPVTENPQIYKMVQDRFQREAAILEDLGNSNNRIPNLYAYFAEQGQFYLVQEYVEGKTLTEKVHTEGVMSESAVREILKSLLYVLNFVHSRHIIHRDIKPDNIILRDADNIPVLIDFGAVRESMGTIVNSQGNPTSSIVIGTPGFMPPEQAAGRPVYSSDLYSLAITMIYLLTGRMPQELQTDPRTGEIMWHQYAMNVSPSLRMVLDKAIAYHPGDRYPTAKDMIDALQSPAVNNYVAPTEPSPQYNTPASLNPGGYSPPPTVINSGGQPPQHIQPVVTPLGSNPNWSGGSYNPQQYVSPAATTNSDWLGGGGTFNTNVPVPPEIQGWNWGAFLMSPLWSITNQVWIGLLSWVPYVGIPMPFVLGAKGNTWAWRSRQWRSIEDFKAHQRAWTKAAIILYSCLGALGVLIVALAFIGASISEQDNSNSDTPVATPTQVSPTPSEPSTSSSSNSSSSSSSSNSSSSSTSTSGTTTGNFRPVVIRNLQTYSYDTGLFSIDVPQGWNLRDNSNANEVIIYWLDPTENGLIQVNVFNTENTPTQEELTNILKRFINKFESEPDFRMDQPVRQNDGSVRITWSYTAKSGNASGSLTANSFIKSQGDKISIDSYIVPSEQYKELLPTVNQVIASYKLNASATLKK, encoded by the coding sequence ATGTTACAAACTATTATCAACAATCGTTACAAGATTGTGAAAGTTTTAGGAGAAGGTGGTTTCGGCAAAACTTTTCTAACAGAAGATACACATTTGCCTTCCGGTCGTCGTTGTGTCATTAAGCAGCTGAAGCCTGTTACAGAGAATCCGCAGATATATAAAATGGTACAAGACAGGTTCCAGCGAGAAGCTGCCATTTTGGAGGATTTGGGAAACAGCAACAACCGGATTCCCAATTTGTATGCGTATTTTGCTGAACAAGGTCAGTTTTATTTAGTTCAAGAATATGTAGAAGGTAAAACTCTCACTGAAAAAGTACACACTGAAGGAGTAATGAGTGAGAGTGCTGTGCGGGAAATACTCAAGAGTTTGTTGTACGTTCTCAACTTCGTACACAGCAGACACATCATCCATCGGGATATTAAACCAGACAATATAATTCTGCGAGATGCAGATAATATACCGGTGCTGATTGACTTTGGGGCAGTACGGGAATCGATGGGTACAATCGTTAACTCTCAAGGCAACCCCACTAGTTCGATTGTCATCGGCACACCAGGATTTATGCCTCCAGAACAAGCAGCTGGTAGGCCTGTTTACAGCAGTGATCTCTACAGCTTAGCGATCACAATGATTTATTTGTTGACTGGGAGAATGCCACAGGAGTTGCAAACAGATCCCAGAACTGGAGAGATCATGTGGCATCAGTATGCCATGAATGTCAGTCCTAGTTTACGGATGGTACTAGATAAAGCGATCGCATATCATCCAGGCGATCGCTATCCTACCGCCAAAGACATGATTGATGCTTTACAGTCTCCTGCGGTTAATAATTACGTTGCACCCACAGAACCTTCTCCCCAATACAATACACCTGCATCACTAAACCCTGGAGGATATTCCCCACCACCCACAGTTATCAACTCAGGTGGACAACCCCCCCAGCACATCCAACCTGTTGTTACTCCCCTGGGTTCTAACCCAAACTGGTCGGGCGGAAGTTACAATCCTCAACAATACGTCTCACCTGCTGCAACCACGAATTCTGACTGGCTAGGTGGAGGTGGCACATTTAATACCAATGTTCCCGTACCTCCGGAAATTCAAGGTTGGAACTGGGGAGCATTTTTGATGTCTCCATTGTGGAGTATCACCAATCAAGTCTGGATTGGACTGTTATCTTGGGTTCCTTACGTGGGTATACCGATGCCTTTTGTCTTGGGTGCAAAAGGTAACACATGGGCTTGGAGAAGTCGGCAGTGGCGTAGTATTGAAGACTTTAAAGCCCACCAAAGAGCTTGGACAAAAGCAGCAATCATTCTTTATTCTTGCCTTGGGGCTTTAGGGGTCTTAATTGTAGCATTGGCTTTTATCGGTGCTAGTATTTCCGAACAAGATAACTCTAACTCTGACACACCAGTAGCAACTCCGACTCAGGTCAGTCCTACTCCTAGTGAACCTTCTACCTCAAGTTCTTCCAATTCTTCAAGTTCTTCAAGTTCTTCCAATTCTTCAAGTTCTTCGACTTCAACCTCCGGAACCACAACTGGTAACTTCCGACCAGTCGTAATACGCAACCTACAAACCTATTCCTACGACACTGGTTTGTTCTCTATCGATGTTCCCCAAGGCTGGAATCTCAGGGATAACAGTAATGCCAACGAAGTAATTATCTATTGGCTTGATCCAACTGAGAATGGTCTGATTCAAGTCAATGTTTTCAACACTGAAAACACTCCCACTCAAGAAGAATTAACCAATATTTTGAAGCGGTTTATTAACAAATTTGAGTCAGAACCAGACTTTAGAATGGATCAGCCTGTCAGACAAAATGACGGCAGTGTGAGGATTACTTGGAGTTATACAGCTAAAAGCGGAAATGCCTCCGGATCACTCACAGCTAATAGTTTTATCAAATCCCAAGGTGACAAAATTTCCATTGACTCCTATATTGTACCTAGTGAGCAATATAAAGAACTATTACCAACAGTTAACCAAGTTATAGCCAGTTACAAACTTAATGCATCAGCTACTTTGAAAAAATAA
- the rplK gene encoding 50S ribosomal protein L11 codes for MAKKVVAVIKLALNAGKANPAPPVGPALGQHGVNIMMFCKEYNAKTADQAGTVIPVEISVYEDRSFTFVLKTPPASVLITKAAKIDKGSSEPNKKKVGSITQEQLRQIAQTKMPDLNANDIEAAMKIIAGTAKNMGVTVTD; via the coding sequence ATGGCGAAAAAAGTAGTAGCGGTCATTAAATTGGCCCTGAATGCTGGGAAAGCCAACCCAGCACCGCCAGTTGGGCCCGCCTTGGGTCAGCATGGTGTTAATATTATGATGTTCTGCAAAGAGTACAACGCCAAAACAGCAGACCAAGCTGGGACGGTAATACCAGTAGAAATTTCGGTATATGAAGACCGGAGTTTCACTTTTGTACTTAAGACTCCACCCGCATCGGTGTTGATTACCAAAGCAGCAAAAATCGATAAAGGCTCTAGCGAACCCAACAAAAAGAAAGTAGGTTCAATTACACAAGAGCAACTGCGGCAGATAGCCCAAACCAAAATGCCTGACCTTAACGCCAATGATATTGAAGCAGCGATGAAGATTATTGCAGGCACTGCCAAGAACATGGGCGTAACAGTGACTGATTAG
- a CDS encoding PrsW family glutamic-type intramembrane protease — protein sequence MSNAFLRMVAGSQEYSYSLLTTGEMVLGRDPSSCQIVLDSNVYNMVSRRHAVIRPSQTPDGRTSFLVCDLNSANGTYLNGQILQGCQELQNGDRITLGNNGPEFFFEYQYQYNPQPISIPQPAPVTNNAAFNYSAPSPSTNDDTSLSQLIPLLSTPKDLTRKAYLVPGIITVIFVVLLFFVQGYLYQILLGAYLAGATLYFIYQLCGKPKPWWVLIASIITTMVVLASPILDLFIIVFRGILQGSIPEDPSSLSFPELFLRFFIGAGLLEELVKALPIIVFYLIGKSLVSPKRERIGVWEPLDGILLGAASAVGFTLFETLGQYVPGRIAEVAQEMGTEAALGAGLQLLIPRILGEVAGHMAWSGWFGYCIGLGILKPRLASRILPIGYLSAAGLHGLWNSSAGLAGSLGVFVLGLLVVVGGISYALLVTAIIKARALSPTREQNFATRFFK from the coding sequence ATGAGTAATGCATTTTTACGTATGGTTGCTGGTAGTCAAGAGTATTCCTACTCGCTGCTAACCACTGGTGAGATGGTACTGGGACGTGACCCCAGTAGTTGTCAAATTGTCTTAGATTCCAATGTCTACAATATGGTTTCGCGGCGTCATGCGGTCATTCGTCCATCTCAAACACCAGATGGTAGAACTAGCTTTCTAGTTTGCGATCTCAATAGTGCTAATGGAACTTATTTAAACGGACAGATTTTGCAGGGATGTCAGGAATTGCAAAATGGCGATCGCATTACTCTTGGTAATAATGGTCCAGAATTCTTTTTCGAATATCAGTATCAGTACAATCCTCAGCCTATTAGTATACCACAGCCAGCACCTGTAACAAATAATGCAGCCTTTAACTATTCAGCGCCTTCACCTAGTACCAATGATGATACTAGCCTGTCGCAACTAATACCGCTTTTGTCAACACCCAAAGATTTAACTCGCAAAGCCTACTTAGTACCAGGCATCATTACCGTTATCTTCGTGGTACTACTGTTTTTTGTCCAAGGTTATTTATATCAAATATTACTAGGGGCATACTTGGCTGGGGCAACCTTATATTTTATCTACCAGTTATGTGGCAAACCTAAACCCTGGTGGGTGTTAATTGCTTCAATCATCACCACAATGGTAGTTTTGGCTAGCCCCATACTTGATCTTTTCATCATTGTGTTTCGCGGCATTCTACAAGGAAGCATACCTGAAGATCCCAGTAGCCTCAGTTTTCCCGAATTATTTCTTCGCTTCTTTATAGGCGCTGGGTTACTAGAAGAATTAGTCAAAGCCTTACCCATCATCGTATTTTATTTAATTGGCAAATCGCTAGTATCCCCTAAACGGGAGCGTATCGGTGTTTGGGAACCCTTGGATGGAATTTTGCTGGGGGCAGCTTCCGCAGTTGGCTTTACTTTGTTTGAAACCTTGGGTCAATATGTGCCTGGTAGAATTGCAGAAGTGGCCCAAGAGATGGGAACAGAAGCGGCTTTGGGAGCAGGGTTGCAATTACTGATTCCACGAATACTAGGCGAAGTTGCAGGACATATGGCTTGGAGTGGCTGGTTTGGATATTGTATTGGTTTGGGTATCCTCAAGCCACGTCTAGCTTCGCGAATTCTGCCCATAGGATACTTAAGTGCTGCTGGGCTGCATGGTTTGTGGAACAGCAGCGCGGGTTTAGCGGGATCGTTGGGAGTTTTCGTTTTAGGGTTGTTGGTAGTAGTTGGGGGAATATCTTATGCTTTGTTGGTAACAGCAATTATCAAAGCACGTGCTTTGTCGCCGACGCGTGAGCAGAATTTCGCCACTCGCTTTTTTAAGTAA
- a CDS encoding glycosyltransferase family 4 protein — MRIIHILNEVQEIGNGIVNVAVDLACLQAKDGHEVAVISSGGSYENLLANYGVKHYQLDQTRKPVNLIKAAIRYRAIVKEFQPDIVHAHMMTGVILAAFLRNKGKSRYSLVSTVHNEFQRSSIFMGLADRVIAVSKAVAEAMAQRGISQEKLWVVCNGTLGSPRSRPLQEYKPLPLQHPAIATVAGMYYRKGIAELIAAFEQVASDFPQAHLYIVGNGPDRHEFEEQASKTSVSSRIHFEGFQPEPQCYLLACDIFVLASHRDPCPLVISEAREASCAIVATEVDGIPEALDYGKAGILVPAKDPNTLAAALVKLLSNPETLHQWKVKAIQNLERLNVYRVHQETLAVYQGLVSG; from the coding sequence ATGCGAATTATACATATTTTAAATGAGGTTCAAGAAATTGGTAACGGTATTGTCAATGTAGCTGTCGATTTAGCTTGTCTGCAAGCAAAAGATGGCCATGAGGTGGCAGTAATATCTAGTGGTGGAAGTTACGAAAATTTATTAGCAAATTATGGTGTTAAGCACTATCAATTAGATCAAACACGCAAACCAGTCAATCTCATCAAAGCCGCTATTAGATATCGGGCAATCGTCAAAGAATTTCAGCCAGATATTGTTCATGCCCATATGATGACAGGAGTAATATTAGCAGCTTTTTTGAGAAACAAAGGTAAAAGTAGATATAGCTTAGTTTCGACTGTACACAATGAATTTCAACGCAGCAGTATATTTATGGGGCTAGCTGACCGAGTAATTGCTGTTAGTAAAGCAGTTGCTGAGGCTATGGCACAGCGTGGTATTTCTCAAGAAAAACTGTGGGTAGTATGTAATGGTACTTTAGGAAGCCCCCGCAGCCGACCCCTCCAAGAGTATAAACCTTTACCTTTACAACATCCAGCGATCGCGACTGTGGCAGGGATGTATTATCGTAAAGGTATAGCCGAGTTAATTGCAGCTTTTGAGCAAGTAGCCTCAGATTTTCCCCAAGCACATTTATACATAGTCGGAAACGGACCTGATCGCCATGAGTTTGAGGAACAAGCAAGCAAAACATCTGTCAGTTCACGCATCCACTTTGAAGGCTTTCAACCAGAACCCCAATGTTATCTACTAGCTTGTGATATATTTGTCCTCGCTTCTCACCGTGATCCTTGCCCCTTAGTAATTTCCGAAGCCCGCGAAGCTAGTTGTGCAATTGTAGCTACAGAAGTAGATGGCATTCCCGAAGCATTGGATTATGGAAAAGCTGGTATTTTAGTACCAGCAAAAGACCCAAATACTTTAGCAGCAGCTTTAGTTAAACTGCTGAGTAACCCAGAAACACTCCACCAGTGGAAGGTAAAGGCAATTCAAAATCTAGAACGGTTAAACGTTTACCGTGTTCATCAAGAAACACTAGCAGTGTATCAAGGGTTAGTTAGTGGTTAG
- the secE gene encoding preprotein translocase subunit SecE has product MAKKNEAEMEETSNGFSLGNFFQGIKEEFEKVVWPSRKQLVSESAAVLLMVSLSASLIFLVDKFFTWAAQQVFG; this is encoded by the coding sequence GTGGCCAAGAAAAATGAAGCAGAAATGGAAGAAACCAGCAATGGTTTTAGCTTGGGGAACTTCTTTCAAGGAATTAAAGAAGAATTTGAAAAAGTAGTTTGGCCCAGTCGAAAGCAGTTGGTGAGTGAATCAGCAGCTGTGTTATTAATGGTGTCACTCTCTGCATCTTTAATTTTTTTGGTCGATAAATTCTTTACTTGGGCAGCACAACAGGTGTTCGGATGA